A section of the Candidatus Thermoplasmatota archaeon genome encodes:
- a CDS encoding hydroxymethylglutaryl-CoA synthase, translating to MKVGIVSYGAYIPRYRITPEEIGKVWGVDGKSMSKGLMINCKSVPSPDEDTITISVEAARNMMKRCSVNPQDIGAIYVGSESHPYAVKPTGTIVAEAIDAAPHLTVADFEFACKAGTAAIQACMGLVGSGMVKYGVAIGADTSQGAPGDALEYSASAGGAAFLIGSEKMIATLEHTYSYTTDTPDFWRREGQMYPRHGGRFTGEPAYFKHVVSGAKGLMERTGTTAKDYTYAVFHQPNGKFPTRVAKQLGFADPQIMTGLLAPMIGNTYSGAVPLGLAAILDEAKPGDRICAVAYGSGAGSDAFDIKVTDEIEHFQRSRAPTVKQLNDNLKFLDYATYAKFRGKITLGSE from the coding sequence ATGAAAGTCGGAATCGTTAGTTATGGAGCGTACATCCCGCGCTACAGGATAACGCCCGAGGAGATCGGCAAGGTCTGGGGCGTCGATGGGAAGTCCATGAGCAAGGGCCTGATGATAAACTGCAAGTCGGTCCCGTCGCCCGACGAGGACACGATAACCATCTCGGTCGAGGCGGCCAGGAACATGATGAAGAGGTGCAGCGTGAATCCGCAGGACATCGGAGCTATCTATGTTGGTTCCGAGTCACACCCGTACGCTGTCAAGCCGACGGGGACGATCGTCGCCGAGGCGATAGACGCCGCGCCGCATCTGACCGTCGCGGACTTCGAGTTCGCGTGCAAGGCAGGGACCGCTGCCATCCAGGCATGCATGGGTCTCGTCGGCTCGGGCATGGTGAAGTACGGGGTGGCCATTGGCGCTGACACGTCCCAGGGAGCCCCCGGGGACGCGCTCGAATACTCCGCGTCCGCTGGTGGGGCTGCATTCCTGATCGGTTCTGAGAAGATGATCGCCACGCTCGAGCACACATACTCGTACACCACCGATACACCCGACTTCTGGAGGCGAGAGGGCCAGATGTATCCGAGGCATGGCGGCCGGTTCACCGGCGAGCCGGCGTACTTCAAGCATGTCGTGAGCGGCGCCAAAGGACTCATGGAGAGGACCGGGACGACCGCAAAGGATTACACATATGCCGTCTTCCACCAGCCGAACGGCAAGTTCCCGACCAGAGTCGCGAAGCAGTTGGGGTTTGCTGATCCACAGATCATGACCGGGCTGCTGGCCCCAATGATTGGCAACACCTACTCAGGCGCTGTGCCTCTAGGTCTGGCCGCAATCCTGGACGAGGCCAAGCCGGGCGACCGGATATGCGCAGTCGCGTACGGTTCCGGAGCGGGCTCTGACGCCTTCGATATCAAGGTCACGGACGAGATCGAGCACTTCCAGCGCTCGAGAGCACCGACGGTCAAGCAGCTTAACGACAACCTGAAGTTCCTGGACTACGCGACCTACGCGAAGTTCAGGGGCAAGATCACCCTGGGGAGTGAGTGA